Proteins found in one Arachis stenosperma cultivar V10309 chromosome 8, arast.V10309.gnm1.PFL2, whole genome shotgun sequence genomic segment:
- the LOC130946530 gene encoding uncharacterized protein LOC130946530, with protein sequence MLSFYKRQTQKVDGNIIKNPLICKVCSLAMMSLEKALGPESPRTRTELHADFESTSKKRKWQQGPQDHPPFAQEFFKDHMINSTNKQVFDIQLHLDTPFTPHKWRQFLALHHHQSMEKPEPIPPNHQNHQNHMSLDLDLNLTCESLKKKEEAVVPEGMNSNKLVIKKNSNQEEGLIRTPSWLSMSEGDNEKEMVATVCMRCHMLVMLCKSSPSCPNCKFMHPPDQNPSFLKKRCGPLFC encoded by the exons ATGCTTTCATTCTACAAAAGACAGACGCAAAAGGTTGATGGCAATATAATTAAGAACCCTTTGATTTGTAAGGTGTGTAGCTTAGCTATGATGTCCCTTGAGAAAGCATTGGGTCCTGAGAGCCCAAGAACCAGAACCGAACTCCATGCAGATTTCGAATCCACTTCAAAGAAGAGAAAGTGGCAGCAGGGTCCCCAAGACCACCCACCTTTTGCCCAAGAATTCTTCAAGGATCACATGATAAACTCAACAAACAAACAGGTCTTCGACATACAGCTTCACCTCGACACCCCTTTTACCCCACATAAATGGCGTCAATTCCTCGCTCTTCACCATCATCAG TCAATGGAGAAACCGGAACCGATACCTCCAAATCACCAGAATCATCAGAATCACATGAGCTTAGACCTTGATCTGAACTTGACATGTGAATCtctgaagaagaaagaagaagcagtagtaCCGGAGGGGATGAATTCGAACAAGCTTGTTATTAAGAAGAATAGTAATCAGGAGGAGGGTTTGATCCGTACTCCGTCGTGGCTGTCAATGTCAGAGGGAGATAATGAGAAAGAGATGGTTGCAACGGTTTGCATGCGTTGTCACATGCTGGTGATGCTGTGCAAATCTTCTCCTTCCTGTCCTAACTGCAAATTCATGCACCCACCAGATCAGAACCCCTCTTTCTTGAAGAAGAGGTGTGGCCCCCTCTTCTGCTAG